Proteins encoded together in one Bradyrhizobium sp. CB82 window:
- a CDS encoding nitronate monooxygenase, whose translation MSITTPLTTLLGIQHPILLAPMDIVAGSRLVTAVSGAGGFGILGGGYGERLWLERETSKLRELRAPFGIGFITWSLARCPQLLDIALAARPSAIMLSFGDPAPFVPKIKSAGARLICQVQDEAMARQALEAGADILIAQGTEAGGHGASRTTVDLVPGIVDLAAGRVPVVAAGGVADGRGLAAMMMLGASGVLLGTRFYACQEADAADEAKRRICDATSGSTVRGIIFDLSRNNVWPAPFTGRCLINDHARRWMGREVELMQNVAKVAADYAAAKASGNFDVAAVIAGEAVGLIHDIPPAAEIVERIATEAEQLLAGRRNSIASAA comes from the coding sequence ATGTCGATCACCACACCGCTTACCACGCTGCTTGGCATCCAGCACCCGATCCTGCTCGCTCCGATGGACATCGTTGCGGGCAGCCGGCTGGTGACGGCGGTGAGCGGCGCGGGCGGCTTTGGCATTCTCGGCGGCGGTTATGGCGAAAGGCTCTGGCTGGAGCGGGAGACGTCGAAGCTGAGAGAGCTGCGCGCACCGTTCGGCATCGGCTTCATCACCTGGAGCCTCGCCAGGTGTCCGCAACTGCTCGACATCGCGCTCGCGGCGCGTCCCAGCGCGATCATGCTCTCGTTCGGCGATCCCGCGCCGTTCGTCCCGAAGATCAAATCGGCCGGCGCGCGGCTGATCTGCCAGGTACAGGACGAGGCCATGGCGCGGCAGGCGCTCGAGGCCGGCGCGGACATTCTGATCGCGCAAGGTACGGAAGCAGGCGGCCATGGTGCATCCCGCACCACAGTCGATCTCGTGCCAGGGATTGTCGATCTTGCGGCGGGGCGAGTGCCGGTTGTCGCCGCCGGCGGCGTCGCCGACGGGCGCGGGCTCGCCGCCATGATGATGCTGGGCGCAAGCGGCGTGCTGCTTGGCACGCGCTTTTATGCGTGCCAGGAGGCCGATGCCGCTGACGAGGCGAAGCGGCGCATCTGTGATGCAACGAGCGGCTCGACCGTGCGCGGCATCATTTTCGATCTGTCCCGCAACAATGTGTGGCCGGCGCCGTTTACCGGGCGATGCCTGATCAACGATCACGCCCGGCGCTGGATGGGTCGCGAGGTCGAATTGATGCAGAATGTCGCCAAGGTTGCGGCGGACTATGCCGCGGCGAAGGCCAGCGGCAATTTCGACGTTGCTGCCGTGATCGCCGGCGAGGCGGTCGGCCTGATCCATGATATTCCGCCGGCGGCCGAGATCGTCGAGCGGATCGCGACGGAGGCGGAGCAGTTGCTGGCCGGCCGGCGCAATTCCATCGCTTCTGCTGCCTAA